GCGCAAGCGCCGTTTATTTGCCCTTCCATTCCGGCTTGCGCTTTTGCGCAAAGGCCATCACTCCTTCCATGAGATCTTCCGAGCGGAACAGCTCGCCGATGAGAGGGTAAGAGCGGCTCAGAGCGTCTTCGAGGGGCAAACCCAGGCTTTGCATGGCCACTTGCTTGGTGGCGCGCACGGAGATGGGCGAGCATTCGAGAATTTCGTTGGCCCACCGCTCTGCCGCGGTACGCAGTTCGGAGGCAGGCACGACTTCGTTCACGATGCCCCAGCGGTGCGCTTCTTGAGCGGTCATGTGCTTGCCCGTGAGCATGTAGCCCATTGCGATCTTCAGGGGTATATGGCGCGGCAGGCGCTGCATGCCACCGGCGAGCGCGGCCAGGCCGACCCGCGGTTCCGGAAGCCCGAAGCGCGCGTGCTCT
This genomic interval from Candidatus Binatia bacterium contains the following:
- the fadB gene encoding enoyl-CoA hydratase; the protein is MPFEFIQYEKSGRIVWITINRPEVMNALHPPANMELSQAFDDFAADPDAWVAIITGAGEKAFSAGNDLKYSASQGMGNIQVGSGGFGGITARFDLFKPVIAAVNGFALGGGFEIALACDIIVAAEHARFGLPEPRVGLAALAGGMQRLPRHIPLKIAMGYMLTGKHMTAQEAHRWGIVNEVVPASELRTAAERWANEILECSPISVRATKQVAMQSLGLPLEDALSRSYPLIGELFRSEDLMEGVMAFAQKRKPEWKGK